From a region of the Corallococcus coralloides DSM 2259 genome:
- a CDS encoding pilus assembly protein N-terminal domain-containing protein, whose protein sequence is MASRFVVLTLGTLLLSTLPAGAREPAARAGDSKELPAADETLTLKKGAKQVLTVQGMSRVALGDPSIADVKTTGKDGVEVSALAKGTTTLIIWGADGKRRTYRIVVDG, encoded by the coding sequence ATGGCTTCACGCTTCGTGGTCCTGACGTTGGGAACCCTGCTGCTCAGCACCCTGCCCGCGGGGGCAAGGGAGCCTGCCGCTCGCGCTGGGGACTCGAAGGAGCTTCCTGCCGCGGACGAGACGCTCACCCTGAAGAAGGGCGCGAAGCAGGTGCTGACGGTGCAGGGGATGAGCCGCGTGGCGCTGGGCGACCCGTCCATCGCGGACGTGAAGACGACCGGGAAGGACGGGGTGGAGGTCTCCGCGCTGGCGAAGGGGACGACCACGCTCATCATCTGGGGCGCTGACGGCAAGCGCCGCACGTACCGCATCGTGGTGGACGGCTAG
- a CDS encoding amidohydrolase family protein, with translation MNRPLSSLCFALLVPGMLLAAQPLPRPASAPEPAPPGQGEAPPQEPPKPPAPKDTAREAARASEGDGGTLAPVVTPEQPDAKKDEWKVDAPPGVASSQVPIDVREGTWMNVDVSPRGDELLFDLLGDIYALPIAGGEARALTSGAAWDMQPRYSPDGKSIAFTSDRGGGDNVWVMDRDGKNPRAVTQEKFRLLNSPAWSPDGQFLVARKHFTGRRSLGAGEVWMYHRAGGEGVKLTERANDQKDLGEPAFSPDGRYVYFSQDVTPGKSFEYDKDPNKELYAIQRLDLDTKEVEPFVTGPGGSIRPTPSPDGKQLAFVRRVRGKSVLYVTDVKSGAERPLYVGLDRDMQETWAIHGVSPVMAWTPDNKSLVFWAGGTLHRVEVATKKVTPIPFHVKGTRTVFAAVKGARPVAPDRFDVKMLRWMQVSPDGKRLVYQALGKLYVKELPSGTPRRLTRQNEHLEFHPSFSRDGRSIVYTTWDDDALGAVRMVSATGGEGRVVTTQPGFYVEPSLSPDGKWVVYRTTGDGYLMPGTWSRETGLFVVPSTGGGVARKLTRDGEQPHFGAKSDRVYFLHVESKDVEDVRTLRSIGLDGGEPRTHLTSGGALEMRVSPDDKWVAFREDFNAYVTPFVRGAKEARVGPSTKAMPVTQVSRDAGEYLHWSGADARLSLHWALGSKLYTRALKNAFTFMDGAPKTLPPPEVDGVDVAFSQKSDVPEGTLALVGGRIVTMKGEQVVEEGVVVVKGNRIVALGPVGKVNVPASAKIVDVKGKTLMPGLIDVHWHGAMGVDGLMPEQSWVQAASLAFGVTTLHDPSNHSETIFAASELGKAGMLTSPRIFSTGTILYGAASADAHVEIDTLDDARRHLRRMKALGAFSVKSYNQPRRDQRQKVLQAARELDMLVVPEGGSLLQHNLTMVVDGHTGLEHSLPVARIYDDVRQLWKGTQVGYTPTLGVAYGGLMGENYWYQKTNVWEDTRLLSFVPRRVVDGRSRRRVMIPDEEFNHQNVARVAKELNDLGVSVQLGAHGQREGLAAHWELAMFVQGGMSPMQALRAGTLNGARHLGMDKDLGSLEVGKLADLVVLDRNPLEDISNSRTVRYTMVNGRLYDANTLNEVGTRQRTRAKFYFEKDGNEGWSPRATTHATEQVCD, from the coding sequence GTGAACCGACCCCTCTCCTCCCTCTGCTTCGCACTGCTCGTCCCAGGCATGCTCCTGGCGGCGCAGCCCCTGCCCCGGCCCGCGAGTGCACCCGAGCCCGCACCGCCAGGGCAGGGTGAAGCGCCTCCGCAGGAACCGCCCAAGCCGCCCGCGCCCAAGGACACCGCGCGCGAGGCCGCCCGGGCGAGCGAGGGCGACGGTGGCACCCTGGCCCCCGTCGTCACCCCGGAGCAGCCGGACGCGAAGAAGGACGAGTGGAAGGTGGACGCGCCTCCGGGCGTGGCCAGCAGCCAGGTGCCCATCGACGTGCGCGAGGGCACGTGGATGAACGTGGACGTGAGCCCGCGCGGGGACGAGCTCCTCTTCGACCTGCTGGGAGACATCTACGCGCTGCCCATCGCGGGCGGCGAGGCTCGCGCGCTGACGTCTGGCGCCGCGTGGGACATGCAGCCGCGCTACAGCCCGGATGGGAAGTCCATCGCGTTCACCAGCGACCGGGGCGGCGGGGACAACGTCTGGGTGATGGACCGCGACGGCAAGAACCCGCGCGCGGTGACGCAGGAGAAGTTCCGCCTGCTCAACAGCCCGGCGTGGAGTCCGGACGGCCAGTTCCTGGTGGCGCGAAAGCACTTCACCGGCCGGCGCTCGCTGGGCGCGGGCGAGGTGTGGATGTACCACCGCGCGGGCGGCGAAGGCGTGAAGCTCACCGAGCGCGCCAACGACCAGAAGGACCTGGGCGAGCCCGCGTTCTCCCCGGACGGCCGCTATGTCTACTTCAGCCAGGACGTCACGCCGGGGAAGTCCTTCGAGTACGACAAGGACCCGAACAAGGAGCTCTACGCCATCCAGCGGCTGGACCTGGACACGAAGGAGGTGGAGCCCTTCGTCACCGGCCCGGGTGGCTCCATCCGGCCCACGCCGTCGCCGGACGGCAAGCAGCTGGCGTTCGTGCGGCGGGTGCGCGGCAAGAGCGTGCTGTACGTGACGGACGTGAAGTCCGGGGCGGAGCGGCCGCTGTATGTCGGGCTCGACCGGGACATGCAGGAGACGTGGGCCATCCACGGCGTGTCCCCGGTGATGGCGTGGACGCCGGACAACAAGTCGCTGGTGTTCTGGGCGGGCGGGACGCTGCACCGCGTCGAGGTGGCGACGAAGAAGGTGACGCCCATCCCCTTCCACGTGAAGGGCACGCGCACGGTGTTCGCGGCGGTGAAGGGCGCGCGGCCCGTGGCGCCGGACCGCTTCGACGTGAAGATGCTGCGCTGGATGCAGGTGTCACCGGATGGCAAGAGGCTGGTGTACCAGGCGCTGGGCAAGCTGTACGTGAAGGAGCTGCCGTCGGGGACGCCTCGGCGGCTGACGCGGCAGAACGAGCACCTGGAGTTCCATCCGTCGTTCTCGCGGGACGGGCGCTCCATCGTCTACACGACGTGGGACGACGACGCGCTGGGCGCGGTGCGCATGGTGTCGGCGACGGGCGGCGAGGGCCGCGTGGTGACGACGCAGCCGGGCTTCTACGTGGAGCCCTCGCTCAGTCCTGACGGCAAGTGGGTGGTGTACCGGACGACGGGCGACGGCTACCTGATGCCAGGCACGTGGAGCCGGGAGACGGGGCTGTTCGTGGTGCCGTCCACCGGTGGAGGCGTGGCGCGCAAGCTGACGCGGGATGGGGAGCAGCCGCACTTCGGCGCGAAGTCGGACCGCGTGTACTTCCTGCACGTGGAGTCCAAGGACGTGGAGGACGTGCGCACGCTGCGCAGCATCGGGCTGGACGGTGGCGAGCCGCGCACGCACCTGACGAGCGGGGGCGCGCTGGAGATGCGCGTGTCGCCGGACGACAAGTGGGTGGCCTTCCGCGAGGACTTCAACGCGTACGTGACGCCCTTCGTGCGCGGCGCGAAGGAGGCGCGGGTGGGGCCGTCCACCAAGGCGATGCCGGTGACGCAGGTGAGCCGTGACGCGGGCGAATACCTGCACTGGTCTGGCGCGGACGCGCGGCTGTCGCTGCACTGGGCGCTGGGGTCCAAGCTCTACACGCGGGCGCTGAAGAACGCGTTCACGTTCATGGACGGCGCGCCCAAGACGCTGCCTCCGCCGGAGGTGGACGGGGTGGACGTGGCGTTCTCCCAGAAGTCGGACGTGCCGGAGGGGACGCTGGCGCTGGTGGGCGGGCGGATTGTCACGATGAAGGGCGAGCAGGTGGTGGAGGAGGGCGTGGTGGTGGTGAAGGGCAACCGCATCGTGGCGCTGGGCCCGGTGGGGAAGGTGAACGTGCCCGCGTCCGCGAAGATCGTGGACGTGAAGGGCAAGACGTTGATGCCGGGCCTGATTGACGTGCACTGGCACGGGGCCATGGGCGTGGACGGGCTGATGCCGGAGCAGAGCTGGGTGCAGGCGGCGTCGCTGGCGTTCGGCGTGACGACGCTGCACGACCCGTCCAACCACTCGGAGACCATCTTCGCCGCGAGCGAGCTGGGCAAGGCGGGGATGCTGACGTCGCCGCGCATCTTCTCCACGGGCACCATCCTGTACGGGGCGGCGAGCGCGGACGCGCACGTCGAAATCGACACGCTGGATGATGCGCGCCGGCACCTGCGGCGGATGAAGGCGTTGGGCGCGTTCAGCGTGAAGAGCTACAACCAGCCCCGGCGCGACCAGCGGCAGAAGGTGCTCCAGGCGGCGCGCGAGCTGGACATGCTGGTGGTGCCCGAGGGCGGCTCGCTGCTCCAGCACAACCTGACCATGGTGGTGGACGGGCACACGGGGCTGGAGCACTCGCTGCCGGTGGCGCGCATCTACGACGACGTGCGCCAGCTCTGGAAGGGCACGCAGGTGGGCTACACGCCGACGCTGGGCGTGGCCTACGGCGGGCTCATGGGGGAGAACTACTGGTACCAGAAGACGAACGTCTGGGAGGACACGCGACTCTTGTCGTTCGTGCCCCGGCGCGTGGTGGACGGGCGTTCGCGTCGCCGCGTGATGATTCCGGACGAGGAGTTCAACCACCAGAACGTGGCCCGTGTGGCGAAGGAGCTGAACGACCTGGGCGTGAGCGTGCAGTTGGGCGCGCACGGTCAGCGTGAAGGCCTGGCGGCGCACTGGGAGCTGGCGATGTTCGTGCAGGGCGGCATGTCGCCGATGCAGGCCTTGCGCGCGGGCACGCTCAACGGCGCGCGCCACCTGGGCATGGACAAGGACCTGGGCTCGCTGGAGGTGGGGAAGTTGGCGGACCTGGTGGTGCTGGACAGGAACCCGCTGGAGGACATCTCCAACAGCCGCACGGTGCGCTACACGATGGTGAACGGCCGGCTGTACGACGCGAACACGCTGAACGAAGTGGGCACGCGGCAGCGCACGCGCGCGAAGTTCTACTTCGAGAAGGACGGCAACGAGGGCTGGAGCCCCCGCGCCACCACGCACGCCACGGAGCAGGTCTGCGATTAG
- a CDS encoding PaaI family thioesterase: MSDFSLPTDPEERREKLGVLFTEAVPHNHALQLRLEAVGTTDATVVMPYADVLVGNPETGVVAGGAVTTLIDAASGTAVMAALNAFAAIVTLDLRIDYLRPARPGLPLTAQAECYKVTRMVAFVRALVHQGDPATPVASSQGTFMRVES; this comes from the coding sequence ATGTCGGACTTCAGTCTTCCCACGGACCCGGAGGAGCGGCGCGAGAAGTTGGGCGTGCTGTTCACCGAGGCGGTGCCCCACAACCACGCGCTCCAGTTGCGGCTGGAAGCGGTGGGCACCACGGACGCGACGGTGGTGATGCCCTACGCGGACGTGCTCGTCGGCAACCCGGAGACGGGGGTGGTGGCGGGCGGCGCGGTGACCACGCTCATCGACGCGGCGAGCGGCACGGCGGTGATGGCGGCGCTGAACGCGTTCGCGGCCATCGTCACGCTGGACCTGCGAATCGACTACCTGCGCCCCGCGCGTCCGGGCCTGCCGCTGACCGCACAGGCCGAGTGCTACAAGGTCACCCGCATGGTCGCCTTCGTGCGCGCGCTGGTGCACCAGGGCGACCCGGCGACGCCGGTGGCCTCGTCGCAGGGCACCTTCATGCGGGTGGAGAGCTGA
- a CDS encoding DUF2019 domain-containing protein, producing MTLEKLVEQVALHVAAQTDAIWKGDAKTGNKHARKYGAAIDQLLAHGDPGRDALLVLLKHERMDVRVMAAAHLLRYRTAEARTVLEEAAKGQGLVPFEASEALKRWDEGTWALDPG from the coding sequence ATGACCTTGGAGAAGCTGGTCGAACAGGTCGCACTGCACGTCGCCGCCCAGACCGATGCCATCTGGAAGGGAGACGCGAAGACCGGAAACAAGCACGCCAGGAAGTACGGGGCCGCGATCGATCAACTCCTGGCCCACGGCGATCCTGGGCGGGATGCGCTCCTCGTACTGCTCAAACATGAGCGCATGGACGTGCGGGTCATGGCCGCTGCCCACCTGCTCCGCTACCGGACGGCGGAAGCCAGAACTGTCCTGGAGGAAGCCGCGAAGGGCCAGGGACTCGTGCCCTTCGAAGCCTCGGAAGCACTGAAACGGTGGGACGAAGGCACCTGGGCCCTGGACCCGGGATAG
- a CDS encoding BTAD domain-containing putative transcriptional regulator, producing the protein MRGHPTSPESPRAADTDVVTAWFPFLQGSCRVLQRTACTGTRWIALGSAGWMTGFPAWGRGGGEAVNASARHGSAARRLLAQGSDTDAETPMSERESMKLRELKEAAHALYQRGRYAQCVETYAQLVKLLPRDANVRVRLAEACRRAGQKEQAIVAYRKAAKVLLSLGCESRARGALKAALELDPRDPTLQQELARMGQGAVTPTALEDEELYRFDRLPPPTPPPGRMRSVPPPILLSATQEPAAPRSLPVAPSITPVNVRGTPGAMPGPGRQAVLSHPRPAIPTVTPALDSATETMSRSMAHVAAGAQRAPEAAPLPKVIVSMAAFGEPAAGAAQRGGNTPPGIAPVTVGRSVPQKPLPGVALGLPALPRSPPRVPPPTLHPAPTPERPTVKVLALMNRASGGQPKPHPSAVMPYKPEMRRLAPNVVALRVSPQARWVIIRSESDLEVSRSEALPGEPAAAH; encoded by the coding sequence ATGCGTGGGCATCCGACGTCTCCCGAGAGCCCCCGCGCTGCGGACACTGACGTTGTTACAGCGTGGTTCCCATTTCTACAGGGTTCCTGCCGGGTCCTTCAGCGGACAGCGTGCACGGGGACACGGTGGATTGCCTTGGGGTCCGCCGGGTGGATGACAGGGTTTCCAGCCTGGGGGCGCGGTGGGGGCGAGGCAGTGAACGCGAGCGCGCGTCACGGGAGCGCGGCACGTCGCCTGCTAGCTCAGGGGAGCGACACCGACGCGGAGACCCCCATGAGCGAGCGCGAGTCGATGAAGCTGCGGGAGTTGAAGGAAGCCGCCCATGCGCTGTACCAGCGGGGGAGGTATGCGCAGTGCGTGGAAACGTACGCGCAGCTCGTGAAGTTGCTGCCGCGCGACGCGAATGTGCGCGTCCGGCTGGCGGAGGCCTGCCGCCGCGCGGGGCAGAAGGAGCAAGCGATTGTCGCGTACCGCAAAGCCGCGAAAGTGCTGTTGTCACTGGGTTGTGAGTCCCGCGCGCGGGGCGCCCTGAAGGCAGCGCTGGAGTTGGATCCGCGCGACCCGACGTTGCAGCAGGAACTGGCGCGGATGGGTCAGGGCGCGGTGACGCCGACGGCCCTGGAGGACGAGGAGCTCTACCGTTTCGACCGGCTGCCGCCGCCAACGCCGCCGCCCGGACGGATGCGCAGCGTGCCGCCGCCCATCCTGCTCAGCGCCACGCAGGAGCCGGCCGCGCCGCGGAGTCTTCCGGTGGCGCCGTCCATCACGCCGGTGAACGTCCGTGGGACACCGGGCGCGATGCCGGGGCCGGGACGGCAGGCGGTGCTGTCCCATCCGCGGCCTGCCATACCGACCGTGACGCCCGCGCTGGATTCGGCGACGGAGACGATGTCGCGTTCCATGGCGCATGTGGCGGCGGGGGCGCAGCGTGCGCCGGAGGCTGCACCGCTGCCGAAGGTCATCGTGTCGATGGCCGCCTTCGGGGAGCCGGCGGCGGGGGCCGCGCAGCGGGGAGGGAATACGCCTCCGGGCATCGCGCCCGTCACTGTGGGAAGGAGCGTGCCCCAGAAGCCCCTGCCGGGTGTGGCGTTGGGCCTGCCCGCGCTGCCGCGGAGTCCTCCGCGCGTGCCACCGCCCACGCTGCATCCTGCTCCAACGCCGGAGCGCCCCACGGTGAAGGTCCTCGCGCTGATGAATCGCGCGTCTGGGGGCCAACCGAAACCGCATCCGTCCGCGGTGATGCCCTACAAGCCGGAGATGCGCCGCCTGGCGCCGAACGTGGTGGCCCTGCGCGTGTCGCCGCAGGCGCGCTGGGTCATCATCCGCTCGGAGAGCGACCTCGAGGTGAGCCGTTCAGAGGCGCTTCCTGGGGAGCCTGCCGCCGCGCATTGA
- a CDS encoding RtcB family protein: protein MSWKQHLEKVSEGHYVLPRTKTMRVHADLFLSDKLLWGEEGNPEAPPLEDAVFDQVVNAATFPGVTRVAVTPDCHVGYGVPIGTIVETDGTLLPTAAGYDIGCGMVQLQTSLTVEDVADPAKRRQWINEVTERIAVGVGATRARKQRRVSDPTLKEVLRHGAKALGRSRSVTERDFIPVEDTGVSIPERAFDKRGQLGSLGGGNHFTEMQVDETGRVWVMLHTGSRGFGWNIAKHFFVAGAAQLGLKSRSEDFVWLDADSALGRSYWNLHNMAANFAVANRLLIGEAVCGALEDVFGGTANIYYEISHNLIQREGGKFVARKGATRAFPAGHPALKGTTWEATGHPILIPGSMETGSAILFAEPGAEKSIYSVNHGSGRRLSRAAARRQLQQEETDRRMAEAGILLNTRTTPLDESGPCYKNLDDVLETVEQAGLARVAHRLKPVACIKGAD from the coding sequence ATGAGCTGGAAGCAACACCTGGAAAAGGTCTCCGAGGGCCACTACGTCCTGCCGCGCACCAAGACCATGCGCGTGCACGCGGACCTGTTCCTCTCCGACAAGCTCCTCTGGGGGGAGGAAGGCAATCCGGAAGCCCCCCCGCTGGAAGACGCCGTCTTCGATCAGGTCGTCAACGCCGCCACCTTCCCCGGCGTCACCCGCGTCGCCGTCACGCCCGATTGTCACGTGGGCTATGGCGTCCCCATCGGCACCATCGTGGAGACGGACGGCACCCTGCTGCCCACCGCCGCCGGCTATGACATCGGCTGCGGCATGGTCCAGCTGCAGACCTCCCTCACCGTGGAGGACGTCGCCGACCCCGCGAAGCGCCGCCAGTGGATCAACGAGGTCACCGAGCGCATCGCCGTGGGCGTGGGCGCCACCCGGGCGCGCAAGCAGCGCAGGGTCAGTGACCCCACCCTCAAGGAAGTCCTGCGCCATGGCGCCAAGGCCCTGGGCCGAAGCCGCTCGGTCACCGAGCGCGACTTCATCCCCGTGGAGGACACCGGCGTGTCCATCCCCGAGCGCGCCTTCGACAAGCGCGGACAGCTGGGCAGCCTGGGCGGCGGCAACCACTTCACCGAGATGCAGGTGGATGAGACGGGGCGCGTCTGGGTGATGCTCCACACCGGCAGCCGGGGCTTCGGCTGGAACATCGCCAAGCACTTCTTCGTGGCGGGCGCCGCGCAGCTGGGCCTCAAGAGCCGCAGCGAGGACTTCGTCTGGCTGGACGCGGACAGCGCCCTGGGCCGCAGCTACTGGAACCTGCACAACATGGCGGCCAACTTCGCCGTGGCCAACCGGCTGCTCATCGGCGAGGCCGTGTGCGGGGCGCTCGAGGACGTGTTCGGCGGCACCGCGAACATCTACTACGAGATCAGCCACAACCTCATCCAGCGCGAGGGCGGGAAGTTCGTCGCACGCAAGGGCGCCACGCGGGCCTTCCCCGCCGGACATCCGGCCCTCAAGGGGACGACGTGGGAGGCCACCGGACACCCCATCCTCATCCCCGGCTCCATGGAGACGGGCAGCGCCATCCTCTTCGCGGAGCCGGGGGCGGAGAAGTCCATCTACTCGGTGAACCACGGCTCCGGCCGGCGGCTGTCCCGCGCCGCCGCGCGCCGGCAGCTCCAGCAGGAGGAGACGGACCGGCGCATGGCGGAGGCCGGCATCCTGCTCAACACCCGCACCACGCCGCTGGACGAGTCCGGGCCCTGCTACAAGAACCTGGACGACGTGCTGGAGACGGTGGAGCAGGCAGGACTCGCCCGGGTGGCCCACCGCCTCAAGCCGGTGGCCTGCATCAAGGGCGCGGACTGA
- a CDS encoding PaaI family thioesterase — MSTPSLPLADLVRQVRQSREYHRLTDAIPYTRFMGIGVENLAGEMLCRMRYAPHLIGNSILPALHGGTLGALLESSAIFELLLQTDTERVPKVISTTVDFLRSGKAQDTFARAFITRQGRRVANVRVEAWQDDRTRPIASSHALFLLSEP; from the coding sequence ATGAGCACGCCTTCGCTTCCCCTCGCGGACCTGGTGCGTCAGGTGCGCCAGTCGCGCGAGTACCACCGCCTCACGGACGCCATCCCCTACACGCGCTTCATGGGCATTGGCGTGGAGAACCTGGCCGGCGAGATGCTCTGCCGCATGCGCTACGCGCCGCACCTCATTGGCAACAGCATCCTGCCCGCGCTGCACGGCGGCACGCTGGGGGCGCTGCTGGAGTCGAGCGCCATCTTCGAGCTGCTGCTCCAGACGGACACCGAGCGCGTGCCCAAGGTCATCTCCACCACGGTGGACTTCCTGCGCTCGGGCAAGGCGCAGGACACCTTCGCGCGGGCGTTCATCACGCGGCAGGGGCGGCGCGTGGCCAACGTGCGCGTGGAGGCCTGGCAGGACGACCGCACGCGGCCCATCGCCAGCTCGCACGCGCTGTTCCTGCTGTCGGAGCCGTGA